The genomic segment GAAACCGCCTTCGCCTTTGGTTTATCGCTAGCGCCACTTTCTGGCGGTTCTCAGTTATGCACTCAGGCGGTATTTGATCCTTATCAACAGCAAGACTTTAGCGTTATTCTCGACGTCTGTTTGCCCGTCACCTATGCCGTCAACAGCCTTAATCGCAGTATGGGGCAGCCGGATTTGTACCCATTTGTACTGACGGATGCCGTCGTGGCCAAACTGACATTTATTCATCAACTGTTATGGCAGTGGCGGCAAACGACGCCGATTGCGACGGTGACTCAAATCTGACCTTGTTTCTGCGGATAATTGCCGCCGAGAATCAACCCGCCAGGAGGTAACGCTAAATGTTTTGGGAAGTCATTGATTTCTGGTTTGAAGATATTGAACCCAGGCAATGGTTTGCTAAAGATACTGCATTTGATGAGCAGATCCGGCAGCAATTTGGTGACCTGCATCGACGCGCCTGTGCCGGAGAGTTATGGCAATGGCGTAATGAACCCCATGGATGCCTGGCGGAAGTGATTGTACTGGATCAGTTTTCCCGCAACCTGTTTCGCGATCACCCGCGAGCATTTGCCCAGGATGGCATGGCGCTGGTACTGGCTCAGGAAGCCGTTCGGCAGCATGCCGATCAGGAACTGAACAGCATGCAGCGAAATTTCCTCTATATGCCGTTTATGCACAGTGAATCCCGCTTGGTACATACCGAAGCGGTGCGATTGTTCGAGCAAAATGGCATCGAAAATACCCTGACCTTTGAGCATCGCCACCGGGATATTATTGAGCAGTTTGGTCGTTA from the Candidatus Thalassolituus haligoni genome contains:
- a CDS encoding DUF924 family protein encodes the protein MFWEVIDFWFEDIEPRQWFAKDTAFDEQIRQQFGDLHRRACAGELWQWRNEPHGCLAEVIVLDQFSRNLFRDHPRAFAQDGMALVLAQEAVRQHADQELNSMQRNFLYMPFMHSESRLVHTEAVRLFEQNGIENTLTFEHRHRDIIEQFGRYPHRNAILGRESTVAELAFLQQPGSAF